The Mycolicibacterium flavescens genome has a segment encoding these proteins:
- the ctaD_1 gene encoding cytochrome c oxidase, subunit I, giving the protein MTAEVTSVPQLEVRRPFPARMGPKGALIYKLITTTDHKLIGIMYVVTCFVFFFIGGLMALFIRGELAMPGLQFLSNEQYNQLFTMHGTIMLLFYATPIVFGFANLVLPLQIGAPDVAFPRLNAFSYWLFLFGGLIAVAGFITPGGAADFGWTAYAPLSNAMHSPGAGGDLWIMGLAVAGLGTILGGVNMITTVVCMRAPGMTMFRMPIFTWNILVTSVLVLMAFPILTAALLALAADRHLGAHVYDPANGGPILYQHLFWFFGHPEVYIVALPFFGIVTEIFPVFSRKPIFGYTTLIYATLGIAALSIVVWAHHMYATGAVLLPFFSFTTYLIAVPTGIKFFNWIGTMWKGQLTFETPMLFSIGFMLTFLLGGLTGVMLASPPLDFHVSDTYFLIAHFHYVLFGTIVFATYAGIYFWFPKMTGRLLDERLGKLHFWLTFIGFHTTFLVQHWLGNEGMPRRYADYLPADGFVPLNVVSTIGAFILGISMLPFVWNVFKSWRYGEPVTVDDPWGYGNSLEWATSCPPPRHNFTELPRIRSERPAFELHYPHMVDRMRAESHIGRHATAGESPSGFGPRTEPDRS; this is encoded by the coding sequence GTGACCGCCGAAGTGACCTCAGTTCCTCAGCTGGAGGTGCGTCGCCCGTTCCCGGCCCGAATGGGCCCGAAGGGCGCGCTGATCTACAAGCTCATCACCACGACCGATCACAAGCTGATCGGCATCATGTACGTGGTCACCTGCTTCGTGTTCTTCTTCATCGGCGGGTTGATGGCCCTGTTCATCAGGGGCGAGCTGGCGATGCCGGGGCTGCAGTTCCTGTCCAATGAGCAGTACAACCAGTTGTTCACCATGCACGGCACGATCATGTTGCTGTTCTATGCGACGCCGATCGTGTTCGGGTTCGCCAACCTGGTGCTGCCGCTGCAGATCGGCGCGCCCGACGTGGCGTTTCCGCGGCTCAACGCGTTCTCGTACTGGCTGTTCCTGTTCGGCGGGCTCATCGCGGTCGCGGGCTTCATCACCCCCGGCGGTGCGGCCGACTTCGGTTGGACGGCGTACGCACCGCTGAGCAACGCCATGCATTCACCGGGCGCCGGCGGTGACCTGTGGATCATGGGCCTGGCCGTGGCCGGTCTGGGCACCATCCTCGGCGGGGTCAACATGATCACCACCGTGGTGTGCATGCGCGCACCCGGTATGACGATGTTCCGGATGCCGATCTTCACCTGGAACATCCTGGTGACATCGGTCCTGGTGCTGATGGCCTTCCCGATCCTGACCGCCGCACTGCTCGCCCTGGCCGCCGACCGCCATCTCGGCGCGCACGTCTACGACCCGGCCAACGGCGGACCGATCCTCTACCAGCACCTGTTCTGGTTCTTCGGCCACCCCGAGGTGTACATCGTGGCGCTGCCGTTCTTCGGCATCGTCACCGAGATATTCCCCGTCTTCAGCCGCAAGCCGATCTTCGGCTACACCACCTTGATCTACGCCACCCTGGGCATCGCTGCGTTGTCCATCGTGGTGTGGGCGCACCACATGTACGCGACGGGCGCCGTACTTCTCCCCTTCTTCTCGTTCACCACCTATCTGATAGCCGTGCCCACCGGGATCAAGTTCTTCAACTGGATAGGCACGATGTGGAAGGGCCAGTTGACCTTCGAGACACCGATGCTGTTCTCGATCGGGTTCATGCTCACCTTCCTCCTCGGTGGACTCACCGGCGTGATGCTGGCCAGCCCGCCGCTGGACTTCCACGTCTCCGACACCTACTTCTTGATCGCGCATTTCCACTACGTGTTGTTCGGGACCATCGTGTTCGCGACCTATGCGGGGATCTACTTCTGGTTCCCGAAGATGACCGGCCGTCTGCTCGACGAACGGTTGGGCAAGCTGCACTTCTGGCTCACGTTCATCGGTTTCCACACCACGTTCTTGGTGCAGCACTGGCTGGGTAACGAAGGCATGCCTCGTCGCTACGCCGACTACCTACCGGCCGATGGGTTCGTACCGCTCAATGTGGTGTCGACGATCGGGGCGTTCATCCTGGGTATCTCGATGCTGCCGTTCGTTTGGAACGTATTCAAGAGCTGGCGCTACGGCGAGCCGGTCACGGTCGATGATCCGTGGGGATATGGCAACTCGCTGGAGTGGGCGACGTCGTGTCCGCCGCCCCGACACAACTTCACCGAGCTGCCCCGGATCCGTTCGGAGCGGCCGGCTTTCGAGCTGCACTATCCCCACATGGTGGACCGGATGCGCGCCGAGTCGCATATCGGTAGGCACGCCACGGCGGGTGAATCGCCGTCCGGTTTCGGCCCCCGCACAGAGCCCGACCGCAGCTGA
- a CDS encoding xanthine and CO dehydrogenases maturation factor, XdhC/CoxF family, whose amino-acid sequence MLEELLTVWRSGGAAGVATVVRTIRSAPRQPGATMVVSPDGSVAGSVSGGCVEAAVYELVNEVVASGRPELQRYGISDDDAFAVGLTCGGIIDIFAEAVSRDSFPQLQAVADDIAAHRPTAVATVIAHPDADRIGRRLVIGTDSVDGSLGSARVDAAVTDDARGLLAVGRTGVLSYGPDGQRQETGMEVFVASHAPPPRMLIFGAIDFAAALAQQGALLGYRVTVCDARPVFATPARFPGADEVVVMWPDRYLAEQAEQGAIDARTAICVLTHDPKFDVPVLQVALGLPEVGYIGVMGSRRTHDDRLRRLRECGLTDADLTRLASPIGLDLGARTPEETAVSIAAEIIARRWGGGGRPLSDTAGRIHHEG is encoded by the coding sequence GTGCTCGAGGAGTTGCTGACCGTGTGGCGGTCCGGCGGCGCCGCCGGTGTGGCCACCGTCGTGCGCACGATCCGCTCGGCGCCGCGGCAGCCCGGCGCGACCATGGTGGTCAGCCCCGACGGTTCGGTCGCCGGCTCGGTGTCCGGTGGCTGCGTCGAGGCCGCCGTCTACGAACTGGTCAACGAGGTCGTTGCCTCGGGGCGCCCCGAGTTGCAGCGCTACGGCATCAGCGACGACGACGCATTCGCCGTAGGGCTGACGTGCGGCGGCATCATCGACATCTTTGCCGAGGCGGTGTCACGCGACAGCTTCCCGCAGTTGCAGGCGGTCGCCGACGATATCGCCGCACACCGTCCCACCGCCGTGGCCACCGTCATCGCGCACCCCGACGCCGACCGGATTGGGCGCCGCCTGGTCATCGGCACGGATTCGGTCGACGGATCGCTGGGTTCGGCGCGCGTCGACGCCGCCGTCACGGACGACGCGCGCGGGTTGCTCGCCGTCGGTCGCACGGGCGTGTTGTCGTACGGCCCCGACGGCCAGCGCCAGGAGACGGGCATGGAGGTGTTCGTCGCCAGCCACGCGCCGCCGCCGCGGATGCTGATCTTCGGGGCGATCGATTTCGCCGCCGCGCTCGCCCAGCAGGGCGCCCTGCTCGGATATCGCGTCACCGTGTGCGACGCGCGTCCCGTATTCGCCACACCCGCCCGCTTTCCCGGTGCCGATGAGGTCGTGGTGATGTGGCCCGACCGCTACCTCGCAGAGCAGGCGGAGCAGGGTGCCATCGACGCCCGCACCGCGATCTGCGTACTCACCCACGATCCGAAGTTCGACGTCCCCGTGCTCCAGGTCGCACTCGGCCTGCCCGAGGTCGGTTACATCGGCGTGATGGGATCGCGCCGCACGCACGACGACCGGTTGCGCCGGTTGCGCGAGTGCGGCCTCACCGACGCCGATCTGACCCGGTTGGCCAGCCCGATCGGCCTGGACCTCGGCGCGCGCACACCCGAGGAGACCGCGGTGTCGATCGCGGCCGAAATCATCGCCCGCAGGTGGGGCGGCGGCGGCCGTCCGCTGAGCGACACGGCCGGACGCATCCACCATGAGGGATGA
- the cutM gene encoding aerobic-type carbon monoxide dehydrogenase, middle subunit CoxM/CutM-like protein: MKAAPFTYHRPESVKEAVDMLAEYGEDAKILAGGQSLVPMLAMRLTHFDNLIDISRIDELRSIDLVDGAVRVAAGTPHSFVGMDDEVAESVPLLTLATPHIGHFQIRTRGTLGGAIAHADPAAEYAAVALALDAQMDVVSSTGFRQIAAKDFFTGLWETSLAPGEMLTAVHFPVWGGRSGFALEEFARRHGDFAIAGAAVAVELDDDDRVSRCGVGLLGLGSTPLRGSPAEEAVTGRPVDEISAEEVGRLALSGLEDIPSDLQGSATYRAKVGATMVARAWSGAITEARDA, translated from the coding sequence GTGAAAGCCGCTCCGTTCACCTACCACCGCCCCGAATCGGTGAAGGAGGCGGTGGACATGCTCGCCGAATACGGCGAGGACGCGAAAATCCTTGCGGGCGGGCAGAGTCTGGTGCCAATGCTGGCGATGCGCCTGACGCACTTCGACAACCTCATCGACATCTCCCGCATCGACGAGCTTCGCAGCATCGACCTGGTCGACGGCGCGGTACGCGTCGCGGCGGGCACCCCGCACTCGTTCGTCGGAATGGATGACGAAGTGGCGGAATCGGTTCCGCTGCTGACGCTGGCCACCCCGCACATCGGCCACTTCCAGATCCGCACCAGGGGCACACTCGGCGGCGCCATCGCGCACGCCGATCCCGCGGCGGAGTACGCGGCGGTCGCGCTCGCGCTCGACGCGCAGATGGATGTCGTCTCGTCGACGGGATTCCGGCAGATCGCGGCGAAAGACTTCTTCACCGGTCTTTGGGAGACCTCGCTGGCGCCCGGGGAGATGTTGACCGCGGTGCACTTCCCCGTCTGGGGTGGGCGGTCGGGTTTCGCGCTGGAGGAATTCGCCCGCCGCCACGGTGATTTCGCGATCGCCGGCGCCGCGGTGGCGGTCGAACTCGACGACGATGACCGGGTAAGTCGTTGCGGCGTCGGCTTGTTGGGTCTGGGCTCGACACCGCTGCGGGGCAGCCCCGCCGAAGAGGCGGTCACCGGTCGACCGGTCGACGAGATCAGCGCCGAAGAAGTCGGGCGGCTCGCACTGTCCGGGCTCGAGGACATCCCATCCGACCTGCAGGGGTCGGCCACCTACCGGGCCAAGGTCGGGGCGACGATGGTCGCCCGCGCCTGGTCCGGCGCCATCACGGAGGCACGCGATGCATGA
- the cutL gene encoding aerobic-type carbon monoxide dehydrogenase, large subunit CoxL/CutL-like protein: MTSASAEKVATRYAGTRVARVEDNRLLTGRGTFVDDVVRPGMLHACFVRSPFARAKINGIDASAALAMPGVHAVFTADDLNPDVKEAWHAVAGKDIPDTPRPPLAEGEVKFVGDPVALVVADSRYLAEDAVDLVDVDYEPLPAVADFTKAVGSSVVVHEAYPDNVAGGMGGAPPDEETFATAACVASANVYQQIHAPVPIECRGMVVEWTPATEELTLWASTQTPHELRAFCARLLGIPAHNVRVIMRDTGGGFGQKVVPMREDMCIMLAARKVPATSNAQLSSAALKWIEDRRENLMSAGQARHVDGTARMALDEEGTILAVDIDFAYDVGAYPTPYPVLTTAAVGMFFPGPYRVPKASFNYKTVFSNTAGLHAYRGPWQYETLAREVLFDIAARKLDMDPVELRRRNILRGDEMPYFNPNGMPYDHVAPADTFEQAVKILDHEGFRKEQADALAEGRYIGLGFSAYIEPTGAATGHLGTEGCTIRMEPTGKINVYVNGGSTGNSLETTVVQLTADALGAEIADVSTIQGDTAVTPYGAGTQGSRSGPMTAGAVAEAGALLRKQIIAMAAPRLEVDEAEVELTGSRAVVAGNPDKSVTFADLAYRAYYEPQQLPPGVSSSLEATARFASPPEAMIHWANATHACTCEVDIETGRVTLTRYIVSEDVGPMINPNVVEGQIAGGTVQGIGGALLEDMAYDDDGNPLSSTFVDYLLPTATEVPPVEYGHVEIPGPGVGGYKGVGEGGAIGSTPAVINAINDALAPLGVTLTRLPASPAAIVEAIENAQK, encoded by the coding sequence GTGACTTCTGCTTCAGCGGAGAAGGTCGCGACCCGTTACGCAGGAACCCGAGTCGCGCGCGTCGAGGACAACCGGCTTCTCACCGGCCGAGGCACCTTCGTCGACGACGTCGTGCGGCCGGGGATGCTGCACGCGTGCTTCGTGCGCAGCCCGTTCGCCAGGGCGAAGATCAACGGCATCGACGCGTCGGCCGCGCTGGCCATGCCGGGGGTGCACGCGGTGTTCACCGCCGACGACCTCAATCCCGACGTCAAGGAGGCCTGGCACGCGGTCGCGGGCAAGGACATCCCCGACACCCCGCGCCCGCCGCTGGCCGAAGGTGAGGTGAAGTTCGTCGGCGATCCGGTCGCGCTCGTCGTGGCCGACAGCCGCTATCTCGCCGAGGACGCAGTCGATCTCGTCGACGTCGACTACGAGCCATTGCCTGCGGTCGCCGACTTCACGAAAGCCGTCGGGTCGTCGGTGGTCGTGCATGAGGCCTACCCCGACAACGTCGCGGGCGGCATGGGCGGAGCGCCGCCCGACGAGGAGACGTTCGCCACCGCCGCCTGCGTCGCGTCGGCGAACGTCTATCAGCAGATCCACGCGCCGGTGCCTATCGAGTGCCGCGGCATGGTCGTGGAGTGGACGCCTGCGACCGAGGAACTGACCCTGTGGGCATCGACGCAGACGCCCCACGAGTTGCGCGCGTTCTGCGCGCGGCTGCTCGGCATTCCTGCGCACAACGTGCGAGTCATCATGCGCGACACCGGCGGTGGCTTCGGCCAGAAGGTCGTGCCGATGCGCGAGGACATGTGCATCATGCTGGCGGCTCGGAAGGTCCCGGCGACGTCGAACGCGCAATTGAGCTCCGCGGCACTGAAGTGGATCGAGGACCGCCGCGAGAACCTGATGTCGGCGGGTCAGGCGCGCCACGTCGACGGCACCGCGCGGATGGCCCTCGACGAAGAGGGCACCATCCTCGCCGTCGACATCGACTTCGCCTATGACGTCGGCGCCTACCCCACCCCGTACCCGGTGCTGACCACCGCCGCGGTCGGCATGTTCTTCCCGGGCCCGTACCGGGTGCCGAAGGCCAGCTTCAACTACAAGACCGTGTTCTCCAACACCGCCGGCCTGCACGCGTACCGCGGCCCCTGGCAGTACGAAACCCTGGCCCGCGAGGTGCTTTTCGACATCGCCGCGCGCAAGCTGGACATGGATCCCGTCGAACTGCGCAGGCGCAACATCCTGCGCGGCGATGAGATGCCCTACTTCAACCCCAACGGCATGCCCTACGACCACGTCGCGCCCGCCGACACCTTCGAGCAGGCGGTGAAGATCCTCGACCACGAGGGCTTCCGCAAGGAACAGGCCGATGCGCTGGCTGAGGGCCGCTACATCGGCCTGGGGTTCTCGGCCTACATCGAACCGACCGGCGCCGCGACCGGACACCTGGGCACCGAGGGCTGCACCATCCGGATGGAGCCCACCGGCAAGATCAACGTCTACGTCAACGGCGGGTCGACCGGCAACAGCCTCGAGACCACCGTCGTGCAGTTGACCGCCGACGCGCTGGGCGCCGAGATCGCCGACGTGTCGACGATCCAGGGCGACACCGCGGTCACCCCGTACGGCGCGGGCACCCAGGGCAGCCGCAGCGGTCCGATGACTGCGGGTGCGGTCGCCGAGGCGGGAGCGCTGCTGCGCAAGCAGATCATCGCGATGGCCGCACCGCGCCTGGAGGTCGACGAGGCCGAGGTGGAGCTGACCGGCTCGCGCGCCGTGGTGGCCGGAAACCCGGACAAGAGCGTGACTTTCGCTGATCTCGCCTACCGGGCGTACTACGAGCCGCAGCAGTTGCCGCCCGGTGTCTCGTCGTCGTTGGAGGCGACCGCGCGGTTCGCCTCACCACCGGAGGCGATGATCCACTGGGCGAACGCCACCCATGCCTGCACGTGCGAGGTCGACATCGAGACCGGGCGGGTCACCCTCACCCGCTACATCGTCAGCGAGGACGTCGGCCCGATGATCAACCCCAACGTCGTCGAGGGTCAGATCGCCGGCGGCACCGTGCAGGGCATCGGCGGTGCGCTGCTCGAGGATATGGCCTACGACGACGACGGCAACCCGCTGTCGAGCACTTTCGTCGACTACCTGCTGCCGACGGCCACCGAGGTGCCCCCGGTCGAGTACGGGCACGTGGAGATCCCCGGACCCGGCGTCGGCGGATACAAGGGCGTCGGCGAGGGCGGCGCGATCGGTTCGACACCTGCCGTCATCAACGCGATCAACGATGCCCTGGCACCGCTCGGTGTCACGCTGACCCGCCTACCCGCCAGCCCCGCCGCGATCGTCGAGGCCATCGAGAACGCCCAGAAGTAA
- the greA_1 gene encoding transcription elongation factor encodes MTSMTSTNRVWMTRRAYIKLQAELAELRAKHRSEVSDDATDDDATRTAEDRMRSNRIHRIEDLLANAVVGENPPDDGVAEPGMVLTIRYDDTGVTPRRSCSGSAVSNPPRSRSTRRGRRWASRSSAHDRGIGVRMRPPPVRSYE; translated from the coding sequence ATGACGAGCATGACGAGCACCAACCGCGTCTGGATGACGCGACGTGCCTACATCAAACTTCAGGCCGAACTGGCCGAGCTGAGGGCCAAACATCGATCCGAGGTGTCCGACGACGCCACCGACGATGACGCCACCCGCACTGCGGAGGACCGAATGCGGTCCAACCGGATCCACCGGATTGAAGACCTGCTCGCAAACGCCGTCGTCGGCGAGAACCCGCCCGACGATGGCGTGGCCGAGCCGGGCATGGTCTTGACCATCCGCTATGACGACACCGGGGTGACACCGAGACGTTCCTGCTCGGGATCCGCGGTATCGAACCCGCCGAGATCGAGGTCTACTCGCCGCGGTCGCCGCTGGGCGTCGCGATCCTCGGCGCACGACCGGGGGATCGGCGTACGTATGAGGCCCCCACCGGTAAGGAGTTACGAGTGA
- the thiO_1 gene encoding glycine/D-amino acid oxidase, deaminating: MVGGERIDGGPRSAIVVGAGIVGLSTAWFLQERGVNVTVVDRSGVAAGASWGNAGWVAPALTLPLNSPKTLRYGLRSLRDRNAPLHIPLTIDGALWLFLIQFAANSRSSVWNQAVAANVPLNQECIEAFDVLISNGVDAPVTDAPITAIFRTTEDAEKMMRELRALERAGQELFVTGLSGEALREQVPLASPAITAGININGQRFVDPGRFVQALGRAVEERGGSILTHDVRGVFSSGNGVVVQPYSGKHLTADSAVIATGAWMSRLAGHRLRVPVESGRGYSFTVPVDRPIPGPIYLPDARIACTPYKGALRVAGTMELRDPHEPAIPERVGAMVESASPLLEGVRWAERSDIWVGPRPITPDGRPLIGEMSRNVYVAGGHGMWGLAHGPVTGRLLAEQITTGKQPEALRPFDPLRRAVA, encoded by the coding sequence ATGGTCGGCGGCGAGCGGATTGACGGTGGACCGCGGTCTGCGATCGTGGTCGGCGCCGGCATCGTCGGCTTGTCCACGGCGTGGTTCCTGCAGGAGCGCGGTGTCAACGTCACCGTCGTGGACCGCAGCGGGGTCGCCGCAGGCGCCTCGTGGGGCAACGCCGGATGGGTCGCGCCCGCGCTGACGCTGCCGTTGAACTCGCCGAAGACGCTGCGGTACGGCCTGCGCTCGTTGCGTGACCGCAACGCCCCGCTGCACATCCCGTTGACCATCGACGGCGCATTGTGGCTGTTTCTGATCCAGTTCGCCGCGAACTCCCGTTCGTCGGTGTGGAACCAGGCGGTGGCGGCCAACGTGCCGCTGAACCAGGAATGCATCGAAGCGTTCGACGTCTTGATCTCGAACGGGGTGGACGCCCCGGTGACCGACGCCCCGATCACCGCGATCTTCCGCACCACCGAGGACGCCGAGAAGATGATGCGGGAACTGCGTGCCCTCGAACGCGCCGGACAGGAGCTGTTCGTCACCGGCTTGTCCGGTGAGGCGTTGCGCGAGCAGGTGCCGTTGGCTTCGCCTGCGATCACCGCCGGCATCAACATCAACGGTCAGCGCTTCGTCGACCCGGGCCGTTTCGTGCAAGCCCTGGGCCGTGCGGTCGAGGAGCGTGGCGGAAGCATCCTGACCCATGACGTGCGCGGCGTGTTCAGTTCCGGTAACGGCGTGGTGGTGCAGCCCTACAGCGGAAAGCATCTGACCGCCGACAGCGCGGTGATCGCGACCGGCGCGTGGATGTCGCGGCTGGCAGGGCACCGGCTGCGCGTGCCCGTAGAGTCTGGTCGCGGTTACTCGTTCACCGTGCCGGTGGATCGCCCGATCCCCGGACCGATCTATCTGCCGGACGCACGCATCGCGTGTACGCCATACAAGGGCGCGCTGCGAGTGGCCGGCACGATGGAGTTGCGCGATCCGCACGAACCGGCGATCCCCGAGCGCGTCGGTGCGATGGTCGAATCGGCGAGCCCGCTCCTGGAGGGAGTCAGGTGGGCCGAACGCAGCGACATCTGGGTGGGTCCGCGGCCGATCACCCCGGACGGCCGACCGCTGATCGGTGAGATGTCGCGCAACGTCTACGTGGCAGGCGGGCACGGCATGTGGGGGTTGGCTCACGGTCCGGTCACCGGCCGGCTCCTGGCCGAACAGATCACGACCGGCAAGCAACCCGAGGCGCTGCGGCCCTTCGATCCTCTCCGCCGCGCAGTCGCATAG
- the coxS gene encoding 2Fe-2S iron-sulfur cluster binding domain-containing protein: MHEMPVEVTVNGRTFAATVEPRLTLADFLREKCGLTGTHLGCEHGACGACTVLLDGDAVRACLIFAVQAEGMEVTTVEGIGGADGELSPVQAALRECHGLQCGFCTPGFVTSITALLRDNPKPSDEEIREGLSGNFCRCTGYQGIVNAVHRAAEMT, encoded by the coding sequence ATGCATGAGATGCCGGTCGAAGTGACGGTCAACGGGCGCACGTTCGCAGCGACCGTGGAACCGCGCCTGACACTCGCGGACTTCCTGCGTGAGAAGTGTGGCTTGACCGGGACACACCTCGGGTGTGAGCACGGCGCCTGTGGTGCCTGCACGGTGTTGCTCGACGGCGACGCGGTGCGCGCCTGTCTGATCTTCGCCGTGCAGGCCGAGGGTATGGAGGTCACCACCGTCGAGGGCATCGGCGGCGCCGACGGCGAACTGTCGCCGGTGCAAGCCGCCCTGCGCGAATGCCACGGGCTGCAGTGCGGTTTCTGCACCCCGGGCTTCGTCACCTCTATCACCGCGTTGCTGCGTGACAATCCCAAGCCCAGCGACGAAGAGATCCGCGAGGGTTTGTCGGGCAACTTTTGCCGGTGCACGGGTTATCAGGGGATCGTCAACGCGGTACACCGTGCCGCCGAGATGACCTGA
- the galE_2 gene encoding nucleoside-diphosphate-sugar epimerase codes for MLIAVTGGTGYVGAHCVRALLSAGHRVRLLIAPDAEGAPVLAKLAEIGDVETVSGDIRQTATVEGLLDGCDAVLHGAGVVGTDKRRSTLMWEVNAHATEAVLTRAVAGGLDPVVLVSSYSALFPPPDGVIGPDTPTAPGRSPYAQTKAYADRVARRLQEQGAPVVITYPSSVVGPAFHTAAGVTERGWAPLVRWGVAPRLRGGMQMIDVRDVADVHAALFVPGRGPRRYVCGGELIAFDDMISALEKGTKRRFRRIPISQGMFRGLSIVGEALSGVVDLGDGLTYEAALLLTAATPTDDSATTGDLGVTWRSPVEAIIATFERQQSVP; via the coding sequence ATGCTGATCGCCGTCACCGGGGGCACCGGCTACGTCGGCGCCCACTGCGTGCGTGCCCTGCTTTCTGCCGGCCACCGCGTGCGCCTGCTCATCGCGCCCGACGCGGAAGGCGCGCCGGTCCTGGCCAAACTCGCCGAAATCGGTGACGTCGAGACCGTCAGCGGCGACATCCGGCAGACCGCCACAGTCGAGGGGCTCCTCGACGGCTGCGACGCGGTGCTGCACGGCGCCGGCGTCGTCGGCACCGACAAGCGCCGCAGCACGCTGATGTGGGAAGTGAACGCCCATGCCACCGAAGCGGTGCTGACGCGCGCGGTGGCCGGCGGGTTGGACCCCGTCGTGTTGGTCAGCAGCTACAGCGCGCTGTTCCCGCCACCCGACGGGGTGATCGGTCCCGATACGCCGACCGCGCCCGGTCGCAGTCCCTACGCGCAGACCAAGGCCTACGCCGATCGCGTGGCACGGCGGCTCCAGGAGCAGGGCGCGCCGGTCGTCATCACCTACCCGTCGAGTGTGGTGGGTCCGGCGTTCCACACCGCCGCGGGCGTCACCGAGCGTGGCTGGGCGCCCCTGGTCCGATGGGGCGTCGCGCCGCGACTGCGCGGAGGGATGCAGATGATCGACGTTCGCGATGTCGCCGACGTGCACGCCGCGTTGTTCGTTCCCGGCCGCGGACCACGCCGCTACGTGTGCGGTGGCGAGTTGATCGCGTTCGACGACATGATCTCGGCCCTGGAGAAGGGCACGAAGCGTCGATTCCGGCGAATTCCGATCAGCCAAGGCATGTTTCGGGGCCTCAGCATCGTCGGAGAGGCGCTGTCCGGCGTCGTCGACCTTGGCGACGGTCTCACCTATGAGGCGGCACTTTTGCTCACCGCCGCGACGCCGACCGACGACTCTGCCACCACCGGCGACCTCGGCGTGACGTGGCGGTCGCCGGTCGAGGCCATCATCGCGACTTTCGAACGGCAGCAATCGGTTCCGTAA
- the greA_2 gene encoding transcription elongation factor, which produces MTSAQRIWISRAAYERLQEELATLRELCANAVGDEEADENASAIKRARQARIQQIHEMLINAVVGEDPPDDGIAEPGMVVTVRFDDTAEIETFLLGVRSAEHGDIEVYSTQSPLGAAILGARPGEQRGFRTPSGTELSVTMLTAVPYGMHSDDGTPVNAAG; this is translated from the coding sequence ATGACAAGTGCGCAGCGGATCTGGATCTCGCGGGCGGCCTACGAGCGGTTGCAAGAAGAGCTCGCCACACTGCGCGAGCTGTGCGCGAACGCGGTAGGCGACGAAGAAGCCGACGAGAACGCGAGCGCGATCAAGCGGGCACGTCAAGCACGTATCCAGCAGATCCACGAGATGCTCATCAACGCTGTCGTCGGTGAAGATCCGCCGGACGACGGTATCGCCGAACCGGGCATGGTCGTCACGGTGCGGTTCGACGACACCGCTGAGATCGAAACGTTCCTGCTCGGCGTGCGCAGCGCCGAGCACGGCGACATCGAGGTGTACTCCACCCAGTCGCCGCTGGGCGCGGCCATCCTTGGTGCCCGCCCCGGTGAGCAGCGCGGCTTCCGGACACCGAGCGGAACCGAGCTGTCGGTCACGATGCTGACGGCGGTGCCGTACGGCATGCACAGCGACGACGGGACACCTGTGAACGCGGCCGGCTGA
- a CDS encoding carbon monoxide dehydrogenase subunit G → MELNNEFRVAVPVDTAWEALNDVERVAPCIPGAQLLSVDGDAFTGAVKVKVGPITVSYKGDASFEERDKAARRVVIKAQGKETRGSGNAAALVTAQLKDEGDATSVTITTDLTISGKAAQFGRGVLADVSTNLIGQFAKNLESDLLGGAATTAPTTETAAVAAQPDAGDSIDMLKVVALPMAKRAAPVAAAVAGGLAMGFLIGRRRRKSPTAVLADDLQSALLRLLSAPTERLRP, encoded by the coding sequence GTGGAACTCAACAACGAATTCCGGGTCGCCGTGCCGGTGGACACGGCATGGGAGGCACTCAACGACGTCGAACGCGTCGCGCCGTGCATTCCGGGTGCTCAGCTGTTGTCGGTCGACGGCGACGCCTTCACCGGCGCGGTGAAGGTTAAGGTCGGTCCGATCACGGTGTCCTACAAGGGGGATGCCTCGTTCGAGGAGCGCGACAAGGCCGCTCGCCGCGTTGTCATCAAGGCGCAGGGTAAGGAGACCCGCGGCAGTGGTAACGCGGCCGCGCTCGTGACCGCGCAACTCAAGGACGAGGGTGACGCGACCAGCGTCACGATCACCACGGACTTGACCATCTCGGGGAAGGCCGCTCAGTTCGGCCGCGGCGTACTGGCCGACGTGTCGACGAACCTGATCGGACAATTCGCCAAGAACCTCGAATCGGATCTTCTCGGCGGCGCCGCGACGACCGCACCGACCACGGAGACGGCCGCGGTTGCGGCTCAGCCCGATGCCGGCGATTCCATCGACATGCTCAAAGTCGTTGCGCTGCCGATGGCCAAGCGGGCCGCACCCGTCGCGGCCGCCGTCGCCGGCGGCTTGGCGATGGGCTTCCTGATCGGGCGGCGCCGCAGGAAGAGCCCCACTGCCGTACTGGCCGACGACCTGCAGTCCGCCCTGCTGCGACTGCTGAGCGCGCCGACCGAGCGGCTGCGGCCGTGA